Part of the Pseudomonadota bacterium genome, TCCGGGTGATGCGAGGAAATACATTGGACTCGGATGGATACCTACTGCCAAAGCAATATTGGCAGAAGAAAGCAGTGTAAAAGCAACTGTATTTTTTGTTGATCAAAGCGATGATGGCGGTCCCATCCTGATCCAGTCGGCATCCTTGCCGATCTCACGCTGGGATAATGAGTTGCGTGACATAAGAAAATTCGCTGAAAAAACAGAAACAAGGGCTCTCAAGGCATTCAGGGAAGCTGCGCAAAGAGAAGGAAACAATCTTTACAAATCACTTCAGGAGGTTTCTGCCAGTGTTCAGGAAGTTCTGAAAGTCGAAGGAGATTGGCAGATATACCCTTTTGCCGTGCATGAACTCATTGCAAAAGGCAGGGCAACCCTTGATGGCAGAACACTCTATATCGACGGCGTGAAAATGCCGGAGGAAGGGTGGCAGGTTGATAAATATGGTTTTGCTGCCAGCATAAGTTAAAATTAATCCTAAGACGTTAGAAGGGGGCGCTTTTTAGCGCCCCCTTAGTTAAATAAAAACCCTCTCGCCTTTCAAGGTTTTTGCGTACCCATAATCAACTACAGTTTAAACTCACTTACCGCTATTTCCATAGTCTCAGATAAATCTGACAGCTTTATCGATGACGATGCAACATTCTCAGCCGAGGCGCATGTATTTTTTGATATCGATGCTATCTGCTCTATATCCTTGCTGATTTCCTCGGATGTGGCAGACATCTCTTCTGTCGCAGAGGCAATCTCCTGAACCATGACCTGAAGCTCGTTGGCGCTTACCACTATATCCTGGAGCGCAGAACCGGCCCGTGTCACAAGGTCCACACCAAGATTGACATTGCTCGTGGCATTTTCCATTGAATTGACTGCCATAGAGACTTCGTCCTGAATCGCCTTTATCATTTGACCTATTTCTGAAGTTGAGTGGGCGGTTCTCTCTGCAAGCTTTCTCACCTCGTCTGCAACAACAGCGAATC contains:
- a CDS encoding formyltransferase family protein — protein: MTARLVYDPSYAPMNYACGVSGSGSNYDKIYAYDPDKHHVVFSNAPGCEGIVKAKKHLTPAVSIDSDRYFHDMCRLEKVPRYGVERDSYDMAIMTLVEQALNGQPDLICLAGYDLWIGNWMVDRYYPKILNVHPGDARKYIGLGWIPTAKAILAEESSVKATVFFVDQSDDGGPILIQSASLPISRWDNELRDIRKFAEKTETRALKAFREAAQREGNNLYKSLQEVSASVQEVLKVEGDWQIYPFAVHELIAKGRATLDGRTLYIDGVKMPEEGWQVDKYGFAASIS